The Aspergillus chevalieri M1 DNA, chromosome 5, nearly complete sequence genome includes a region encoding these proteins:
- a CDS encoding sugar porter family MFS transporter (COG:G;~EggNog:ENOG410PHGF;~InterPro:IPR005829,IPR005828,IPR003663,IPR036259, IPR020846;~PFAM:PF00083,PF07690;~TransMembrane:12 (i122-140o162-182i194-213o219-240i252-276o288-309i380-399o411-434i441-462o468-486i507-527o539-558i);~go_component: GO:0016020 - membrane [Evidence IEA];~go_component: GO:0016021 - integral component of membrane [Evidence IEA];~go_function: GO:0022857 - transmembrane transporter activity [Evidence IEA];~go_process: GO:0055085 - transmembrane transport [Evidence IEA]), with product MRDKETDPEAPVASQHIERTIFMEKEKIASDAEIAQTWSHDVIKRDEKTKQKNPLAGLTKEELMADVEAFAREKDLEHILDDLKKGALVAQDPKAFESLDELSEEEKELLRRETTHKWHQPFMMYFMTILCAGSAIVQGMDQTAVNGAQEFYFTEFRVTNKWLQGLLNGAPYLCSCLIGCWTTAPLNRWFGRRGCIFISCFISFASSFWMAAAKSWVSLLLARFLLGLAVGAKSTTTPVYGAECSPANIRGALVMMWQMWTAFGIMMGYIASVVFMDVSNPSLPWLNWRLMLGSTAIPPMFVCAQVYFCPESPRWYMIKNRYQRAYEALSQLRPSSLQAARDLYYIHSALQVEEKLREGKQLWREMFTVPRNRRAAQSSFFVMFMQQFCGVNAIMYYSSSMFRAAGLSLRISLIVSLGCGITNWIFALPAVYTIDTFGRRNLLLTTFPLMSIFLLFTGFSFWIPNDNARVGCVATGIYLFMIVYSPGEGPVPFTYSAEAFPLYIRDIGMSFATATTWGFNFIVSFTWPGLKDAFTAQGAFGWYAAWNFFGWIFCYFCLPETKELSLEELDQVFSVPTRKHINHYRGMLPWYFKKHILRADVPPKKQLYDYE from the exons ATGCGTGATAAAGAGACCGATCCTGAGGCGCCTGTGGCGTCTCAACACATCGAGCGCACGATTTTcatggagaaagagaaaatcGCCTCGGACGCGGAAATTGCTCAGACTTGGTCGCACGATGTCATCAAACGCGACGAAAAGACCAAGCAGAAAAATCCTCTCGCCGGGCTCACGAAGGAGGAGCTCATGGCAGACGTCGAGGCATTTGCTCGGGAGAAAGATCTTGAACATATCTTGGACGACTTGAAAAAGGGTGCCTTGGTGGCCCAGGACCCTAAGGCTTTTGAAAGCCTCGACGAGCTGAgtgaagaggagaaagaaTTGTTACGAAGGGAAACAACACATAAATGGCACCAGCCTTTTATGATGTACTTCATGACCA TTCTTTGCGCCGGCTCGGCAATCGTGCAGGGAATGGACCAGACTGCAGTCAATGGTGCCCAAGA GTTCTACTTTACCGAGTTCAGAGTTACGAATAAATGGCTACAAGGTCTCCTCAACGGTGCCCCGTATCTCTGCTCGTGTCTGATTGGTTGCTGGACGACGGCACCACTTAACCGCTGGTTTGGCCGCCGGGGGTGTATCTTCATCTCGTGTTTCATTTCTTTCGCTTCTTCCTTCTGGATGGCCGCTGCCAAGTCTTGGGTCTCACTCCTGTTAGCTCGATTCCTCTTGGGATTAGCCGTTGGAGCCAAGTCGACAACAACTCCAGT GTATGGGGCAGAGTGCTCGCCAGCGAACATCCGCGGAGCGTTGGTGATGATGTGGCAGATGTGGACGGCATTCGGAATTATGATGGGATACATCGCATCAGTTGTGTTTATGGATGTGTCAAATCCGAGTCTTCCATGGCTAAATTGGAGGTTGATGCTGGGGTCTACAGCTATCCC TCCAATGTTCGTTTGTGCACAAGTCTACTTTTGTCCTGAATCTCCGAGATGGTATATGATCAAAAACCGTTATCAGAGGGCCTATGAGGCTTTATCTCAATTACGTCCATCGTCCCTCCAGGCCGCCAGAGATCTTTACTATATTCACTCGGCTCTTCAGGTTGAGGAGAAGCTTCGCGAGGGGAAGCAATTGTGGAGAGAGATGTTCACTGTTCCCCGAAACCGACGAGCGGCTCAATCCTCTTTCTTTGTCATGTTTATGCAGCAG TTCTGCGGCGTTAATGCAATCATGTACTACTCCTCATCCATGTTCCGCGCCGCCGGTCTCAGTCTACGCATTTCTCTTATAGTGTCTCTGGGCTGTGGCATTACCAATTGGATCTTTGCGCTTCCAGCCGTGTACACGATTGATACCTTCGGTCGAAGGAATCTGCTTTTGACTACGTTTCCTCTCATGAGcattttccttctcttcacTGGGTTCTCATTCTGGATCCCTAACGACAATGCTCGCGTTGGCTGTGTTGCCACCGGTATTTATTTATTCATGATCGTCTACTCTCCTGGAGAAGGGCCGGTACCGTTTACATACTCTGCCGAAGCTTTC CCTCTATACATCCGTGATATTGGCATGTCGTTTGCCACCGCGACGACCTGGGGCTTCAATTTTATCGTGTCCTTCACGTGGCCAGGGCTGAAAGATGCCTTTACGGCACAGGGCGCATTCGGGTGGTATGCGGCTTGGAATTTCTTCGGCTGGATCTTCTGCTATTTCTGTCTGCCAGAGACTAAAGAGCTCTCTCTGGAGGAATTGGATCAGGTCTTTTCCGTTCCGACAAGGAAGCATATCAACCATTACCGGGGGATGTTGCCGTGGTACTTCAAGAAGCATATCTTGCGAGCTGATGTGCCGCCAAAGAAGCAGCTCTACGATTATGAGTGA
- a CDS encoding putative endo-1,4-beta-glucanase (CAZy:AA9;~COG:G;~EggNog:ENOG410PNFI;~InterPro:IPR000254,IPR035971,IPR005103;~PFAM:PF00734,PF03443;~SECRETED:SignalP(1-21);~go_component: GO:0005576 - extracellular region [Evidence IEA];~go_function: GO:0030248 - cellulose binding [Evidence IEA];~go_process: GO:0005975 - carbohydrate metabolic process [Evidence IEA]), whose protein sequence is MYRLQSASFLAALLSATQVAAHGHVTNVVVNGVYYQGFDINSFPYMSDAPVVAAWTTPNTGNGFITPEDYTSPDIICHQNATNAKGHISVKAGDRVNIQWTAWPDSHHGPVMDYLADCGDSCETVDKTTLKFFKIDGVGLVDDSDVPGTWGDDQLIKNNNSWMVEIPESIAPGNYVLRHELMALHGAEMEDGAQNYPQCFNLKVTGSGTAKPDGTLGTALYKPTEAGVSVNIYSSLSTYQLPGPTIWSGATSISQTTSAVTSTGSATAGSGSAAAAASSGSGSESSSSTDSTAKNNVAVPTTIPVRVPVSTGPSSTGAAAPSAPSTFLTASSPTPSAPPSAASSASFTPSASNAGSVQSAYGQCGGVNWNGPKSCANGATCSSMNPYYSQCTPAA, encoded by the coding sequence ATGTATCGTCTTCAGTCAGCATCCTTCCTGGCCGCATTGCTGTCAGCCACCCAGGTGGCAGCCCACGGTCATGTCACCAACGTCGTCGTCAACGGTGTCTACTACCAAGGCTTTGACATCAACTCTTTCCCGTACATGTCGGATGCCCCCGTTGTCGCCGCTTGGACTACTCCTAACACCGGCAATGGCTTCATTACCCCCGAGGACTACACCTCGCCCGACATCATCTGCCACCAGAACGCGACCAACGCCAAGGGTCACATCAGTGTGAAGGCAGGTGACCGCGTCAACATCCAGTGGACCGCATGGCCCGACTCTCACCACGGACCTGTCATGGACTACCTTGCCGATTGTGGTGACAGCTGCGAGACAGTTGACAAGACCACGCTCAAGTTCTTCAAGATCGACGGCGTTGGTCTGGTCGACGACTCGGATGTTCCTGGTACCTGGGGTGACGATCAGTTGatcaagaacaacaacagctGGATGGTCGAGATCCCCGAGTCCATCGCTCCCGGTAACTACGTTCTTCGTCACGAGTTGATGGCTCTCCACGGTGCCGAGATGGAGGACGGTGCCCAGAACTACCCTCAATGCTTCAACCTCAAGGTCACTGGCTCGGGTACCGCGAAGCCCGACGGTACCCTGGGTACTGCGCTGTACAAGCCCACCGAGGCTGGTGTCAGTGTCAACATCTACTCATCGCTCTCGACCTACCAGCTCCCCGGTCCTACCATCTGGTCGGGCGCCACCTCCATCTCGCAGACCACCTCCGCCGTCACTTCCACCGGCTCTGCCACcgctggctctggctctgccgctgccgctgcttCTTCTGGCTCTGGTTCCGAGTCCAGCTCCAGCACAGATTCCACCGCCAAGAACAATGTTGCCGTGCCCACCACCATTCCCGTCCGCGTGCCTGTCTCCACTGGCCCTTCGAGCACTGGAGCCGCTGCTCCCTCCGCTCCCTCTACTTTCTTGACCGCGAGCTCGCCTACTCCCTCCGCTCCCCCGTCTGCTGCTTCGTCTGCTTCGTTTACTCCTTCTGCTAGCAACGCTGGTAGTGTACAGTCTGCCTACGGTCAGTGCGGTGGTGTCAATTGGAATGGACCCAAGTCCTGTGCCAACGGGGCTACTTGCAGCTCTATGAACCCTTACTACTCGCAGTGCACACCTGCTGCTTAA